Below is a window of Populus trichocarpa isolate Nisqually-1 chromosome 3, P.trichocarpa_v4.1, whole genome shotgun sequence DNA.
ataattaaattattaaaaattatatctatttttattaataaatttatttgactcGTGTGTGTGTATCTTTTAAGTTTTGCCTTGTTGATTCACCTCATATGTCATAAATATGATCATATGATTAAATATCTATCAAGTAGAATATGGTTGAACTACTAAGATTTATATGCATGGTGACACTTGCATTGTTATGTATTGTTCAGCTGCTTTTGATCACGTTCCATGTTAAAACATaaattgtttgtttgatttattcaaAAAAAGTTAAGGAAATGACTTGAACTTATATGAGATTGACCATAGCAATTGAAAAAAAGGCAAAATTCGTAAATGCAATTAgtgtttttcctctttttctcCAATAGCTTTGTGATTATCATAACTAGCATATTCTCTTTATGGATGGAACTAAGGTGCATTTTCATGCGTTACCCTTTAGCTGATTTCGAATTTCTATCAGGAATCGTTCTGCTGAAAatctatatggatggaaagacaGTGAAGTCATTGGACAAAGTGCTACTGAACTCCTTGTCGCCGAAGACCATTATGCACATCTAAAGAAGATAATGGAAAGACTGAGCTTTGGACAATCATGGTCTGGTCGGTTCCCATTTAAGAAAAGATCAGGTGACTTGTTTATGGCTTTGGTTACAAAAAGCCCATTGTATGAGGAAGGTGAGCTTGCTGGCATTGTTACTGTTTCAAGTGACGCAGCAATATTTAACACCGAAAACTCACAAAATCGTGCTAGATTACGGAGGCTAAACTTGAAAAAGATTCAATGGAACCCAAGACCACCAATTGCGCCGGTGACGCAGATTGCATCGTCAGTTTCCAATCTGGTGCTTATGTGTATATATTACATCATTAGAGTTTTGtccattctttttttgttcaagttctatttaatttcattctcagaAGTTTTATGCCCTCGTGCTGTTTAACCAATCAGGCCCCAAATTTTTTGGCTCGAAAACATGGTGATGACACATGCAATGAACATGGAAATTCTTGGGACAAAGGAGATACTGCAACAGATATGCGGTGCTTTAGATCGGAGATCCCTGGTGAACCAGTAAGTCTCAATTTTACTAGCCCTGGTTTAACTTTGTTTTATATATCAGTTGAAAGGAAATACTAAGCTGAAGTTTTATTATTGGAGGCGAAACTCAATTCTGATTTCCATGATGCGTAGAGACCTCAAAAAGATGAATCTCTGTTCGAATTCGCTCAACGTTCTAAAATTGTATTGACTTTaccataatttcttaaattctaATTAAGGTTCCTAACATAACAACACTAGTTTGGAACTCATTATGCTTGAAATCATCTGGTCATCATTTACTTGTATACTTTTCAGTTCTTGCAATGGCGCGGTTCTTGATGCATTTCTGTAAATTCATATACACTTTACTTTTAGACACTAGTAATTTCATccaaaagatttttaatttgatttcaaactgtacattttttttttgtttaaaaattttgatcaaaaccttttatttcttttagttaGAATGGAATGCATTGGATTGATTTTTCTCACAaaattttgatcaaaacaatttttaatatttaaatcattaaaatttacTTCACTGTAGAGGCTGTCTCTTTCTTTGTTACCTGTTTTGCTAATTACTTGGTTGAAATGTCTTACAGGCTGCTAAGATACTGTTAGCAAAGCTGAATATCAAGGGCATTGGCAACATTGGAAAACATGACGATGCCAGTGCTCAACAAAATGGTCCTCGTAATGTTGCAGAAAGAAATGAAGCACCAAATGGAACTAACGATCTTGCAAGTTCAAAGGCATCGTCTTCTTATCACTGCAACAACGATGCTGAAAGAGAAATTTCACAGAAAATAAATTCCTCCTCGGAATTCCGAAGAGAATATTCAAATGCATATCCAATCAGAAGCCCTAATGATTCAGAAGAGAACTTTCCTGTAGCCTCATCAACAGAATGCAATGGACGTCATGGGTTAGATAAGCCAGGAGATCAGCTGCAAAAATTAGTCTGCCAACAGGACAGGAATGAATTGGAGCTAGAAGCATCAAACTTGGAATCCAATGGGGTAGAAGATGATGCAAAAAGACAGCCAGATGGTAATTTTCCAAGTAACGAGAAGAGTGTCGGCAGCCTTGGAGGTACATCAAGCAAAAGGGATCGCGATTCAAATTGCATAGTGGACTGTGAGATTCACTGGGAAGACCTACAACTGGGAGAGGAGATTGGTCGAGGTAAACTTCGAAGGCATGATATGTGTTTACCTTTGTTACATATGTTGTCCTTTAAACTGTTTACACGAATGCATACGTGTAGGGCTAACTTGGCTTCCAGGGATGATATGATGAGAAGAATTACtatttttgaagtgttttaGCAGATTTTgagtaaataaaacaaaaataaacttgatcTTCATTCAGAACATTTTGTGTTAATATTCAAAGTAAACATATttcattaaaacattttatgttGATATTCAAGTGAacatatatatttcattaatgTAATGAGACCTTGTCAGAAGTGCTTGGCAAAAGTACAGTATCTGGTCTAATTTTGATCATGTATCTGAACTCCATTGTTATATTAGATGATTTTAACTATCATTAATTATAGGCTGTTCTTCTTAAAATTCCTCTCTTATCTTGGTTTTGCTCTACAGGTGCATATGCTGCTGTTCGTCGTGGAATTTGGAATGGATCGGTAAATTGATAACTGGAAAAGTTCTTCTGTGTTGTTCTGAGTTCCAAATTAATCTTGatctaaaatgattttgtttaacACCAGGATGTTGCCGTAAAGATTTATTTTGGGAATCAATACAAAGAAGAAACTTTACTAGACTACCAGAAGGAGGTGCTTAAACACTCAGCTTTCAATTGTTTGTAAGTTTCATTTGTGAAGGAAAGACCTGATCAATGGGTCTCATTCATGTAGATCGATATAATGAAAAGACTCAGGCATCCAAATGTGTTGCTATTTATGGGAGCAGTATATTCACCAGAAAGACTTGCCATTGTCACGGAGTTTTTACCCAGGTAATGGCAGTGCTCTCTTTCTGAGGAGTGATCACCCAGTGGTATTGTTTTGCTAGCTCTCTTTCAAAGTGACCAAGGCTTCCTAGAGCTGCCGTTTGGTGTTCTGTCAAAATCTAGTGATATGCAACTTGGGGATGAAATCAATGCTGTCCTAATGGATGCGTGCTCTCCTACTATATGTTCTGATTTCTTCAGAAAACTAATTTATCTTATATTTCTTCTGTTTTTCATGGTAGGGGAAGTCTTTTCAAGACACTACACAAAAACAGCCCGGCCTTGGACATTAGACGGCGTCTAAAGATGGCCCTTGACGTTGTATGTTATCAACGACTGTTTTATTTTAGAGCACAGATGTTGTATGTTATCAATGACTGTTTTATTTTAGAGCACAAAGGGGGCTTGTGGAGTTTTTCAACCGACAAACAAGGCCTTACAGTTTTGACTTTTACTGCAGGCTAGAGGCATGAATTATTTGCATCATAGAAATCCACCTATAGTGCATAGAGACTTGAAATCTTCCAATCTCCTCGTTGATAAAAACTGGACTGTCAAGGTAATATCCAAATATGCCACAAGTTATTCAAGCACACTTGTCATCTAGCAATTGCTTCGAAAACCATCTGAAGTCTGTTACAGGTTGGAGACTTTGGCCTGTCAAAGTGGATGAATGCAACCTTCTTAACTGCAAAATCTGGAAGAGGAACTGTAATGATCTTAGCActcttctttaattatttcCTCCAAATGTTGAGGAAATTCCTTCAGTTCCTTAGCTGCAAATTGTGCGAATATAATGGTCCTCAATGTTGTCAGTTTTGATGCATTCGTCTGCAAATATTTTACCTGCGTTTTTTTCTCTGTGCAGCCTCAATGGATGGCCCCTGAAGTCCTCCGGAATGAACCTTCAAATGAAAAGTAATTCATGAAACTAAACCCTGTTAATCTAGAAATGGACAAGTGCTGGTTTCTTAATTTATGCTAAACAGATTCAATAGAATTGCTTGCTTGCGCTAACCAACATAGAAAGTAGAGGTGACACGGTCCCTCTTTTATCATCTAGCGTTCTTAACTCTTGATGTATTGGACACCTTAATTTTACCTACTGTCTAGTTCAGCAATCAAAAGTGTTCAAGGAGTAGAAATCATTAAACCTCATTATTAGCTAAAGTAAAGAGAGATCATCGTTTCTCCAATTTATTCATTAACTCACCAATAATCTTCTGAAAATTAGTGTTTGGCTTGCCCTGCATCTGCACAGATCTGATGTGTTCAGTTTCGGCGTCATCCTCTGGGAACTCATGGCTGTCTCCATTCCATGGGTCAAGTTAAATTCCTTACAGGTATATCCCTCGTGATATGCATTTCTCCCATATTACCTTAATCATCGACACATACATATCAAATACAGCACTGAATATTTCATAAAATCTCACTGAAAGTGTGTTTCTCCGATTTCAAAGATAGTTGGGGTTGTAGGCTTCATGGATAGAAGATTGGAATTACCAGAAAGCCTTGATCCCAAGGTAGCATCTATTATCAACGACTGTTGGCGGAGGTACTTTTCTAAATGCATATGCaccaaccttttttattttacttttaataatgAATTGGGAGCTTACAAGTTGATGGAAactaattttgtttgaattatacAAGCAGTGATCCTGAACAACGTCCATCGTTTGAGGAGATAATACAAAGAATGGCAGGTGATCACATATCCTAGAGATGTTGAAGACTGAAAATAGCGATCGCTTGCAAAACAGTCCAAAGACACGTCAATACTTGAGTTAAGTACACTTAGAAGACAAGAAGCCATAAGGTTGTTTTGTGTGCGTGTTTTTAGAGTTTAAAAATGATGTAATAAAGAGATGACATATGAAcggtaaaaaattgaaattctagAGTTACCTTACCTGGTAATGCTGGTTACCAATAATACACAAAAGTGCCTGTTTGGCCACGCcttagcatttatttttttatttaatcataattttattcttgaaacaCAATTTATTCATGTATCCCATCAATAATGAGTTTTGAACTCAATTTATGAGAAGCTACTTTCACATACTTTTGCTACATTTTTTCTAtgcttttcatttaattatagtttattATAGTTGAATTTGCTACCCATAAGATTAAAATAACCTCACCCTCCTTTGAACTaatcaaaaaatcaatgctaggcaatttaaaaatttaacgaGATCCAAGTTTTTGTATctgtaaattatatatatatatatagttctcaccaattgtttatataatttaatttttatccccattttgtttctaaaaaatttttaatCGACATATTCACAACTCCATGAAAACTAGAGGTTttcctatataaaatatattcgTAAAGACATTACAATAAGTTTAATGGGAtaataaaattagtattttaatttcACATTGTTACTTTTACAATGTATTAATAATGAAATGTACATTAATgtaattgcaaaataaaaaaaaaatacatgatcttttagatcattttattaCCAATATCAATTTGAATCattgttttaatcaaatatcttacatatatgtttttttgttgaacaataatttcaatcataattttaaccaaatatatattttaattaaaataattaatttttctaaacttatttttttcatattttaatcataaaaactaCCACAACCTAACACATTCAAAATAGTGACGTGGTTCGGGGTCGAAGCGTGTCTGTTTAGCATGGAGTCTTCGAGGTGTGTTTGTCCAGTCCTCAACTTAGTATTGGTGATTTGGTGTCTCGGTAGGCTATATGGACATTCCAGACCCAATATGGAAActaatttattatgggctcggATCAGCAAAACTCTCTGGGAATTGTGCCATCTTTCAGAGTCCAGTATAATAATGAGTCACATGATGTACCCGAGTTCCTTAGGACCTCATCCTCGAACCTGTTAGTCTTTGGACTCGTGGGTATTGTTGACCtggttttgtgttttgtgttCGTGGTTTGGCGATAAGGGGTGCAAATGCCCGTCGATGGAATACAAATCCTTGGCCAATAATGGGGTGCAATTCCCAAGCCCCCCAACTGGCATGGTTCCCAGTGATTTCCAGAACTGGGAGTGTAATTTTCTCATCTTTTTACCTCGTTACCCTGCGAATTGTGAATTTGCCATGTCCTAATCTTAGTTAATGTTGTCGGGCATATTTGGAGGATCTCCCGACAGCTTTTTTGGCCAGCATGAATCCCTGAACATTAGATAATCTTCGTACCTAAATTGATACTTGTTATATGATGCTCTTCAATTTCAATGACTTCAAATAAAAAGCATGTTcaccaaacaacaaaacaagagaGACTATTAACACTCTAAGTTTTGATCAGACAATCTACGCGAGTGCCATCAATtctaacaaaaaagaagagggcCAAGCTCAAATTATCCAGTCCCATTGCTCTTGCTGTGTTTAGCAGGAGTAATAAAACAGGGCTAGACGGGCAGTATGAGCCTTGTCTTCCTATCCTGTGCATTCTTGGGACTTTCATGAGCCCCTGTGATTTGAGTGTTTCATCTAGTTCCTAAAAAACATTGAATCAGGCATTGACCTAGCAGTATTCACACCTGCAGAAAATGTTGACTAACTAAGCTGACAAATATCCACACCCGTGAACAAATGTTTGGGAGGCAAAGAACGTGCCTTGATTTGACCAGGTCTCCTACTTTGACTCTCTCATCTCTTTAAAGTATTGATCCAGTAGGGCTCCATTACACTTTCAATTCAACGTGTCATGATCACAGTAGCTAAATATATGATcgactcttttttctttaatttcagtATTTGATATTCTGGTGGGGTGAGGATACTTCTGTATAATAGGATAAGTTTGTACGATAAGTACGTACGAGGACTGGATCATTCATGTCATTGCTAGAAACTCGACGAGAAATTATATCCTGACAACATGATCTTGTAGTTGCATCCTGTTGACAAGAAATCCTGTTGGCAAGATACCATAACCATCTGATACCATAACCATccgtttcttctttttctttcctttcctttctcgtgaaaaaaaaaagttgtgctTAAATTGACCATGAGCTTTTCACACTTGTTATATAAACAGGTAAAATAAAAGGAGGATTCACCGTATAATAACTATTCTATCTTTCTTATAAAAATTGCATGTATTTAGATTAgggatattttgatatttttactaTGTGTACTGATTATTACTAATTTGTTGGGGGATTTATATTTGTTCAATGTTTTatgaataacaaaataataaaatagtccTAGAGTAGAAATTAGTGGTCTCAAGTAGAggtatttagatatttttattttttaatacataatatAACTGCATAACTACACACGTAACTTTTGATGCAAGATATTTAGTTCATTATAGTCGGTATTATTTGGATCTTTTAGTCTGGGTTTAGTTGTTAATAGTGAGTTTGGTTTCATGTTTTAGggtctcttttaaaaaattttaggttgataaattgatttttaattgttgtgAGAGTGTCTatagcatgtttttttattaaaaaaaaaatatttgcctTGATTTTCTAGTCACCACTATGCTGACCTAATTATGGATAGACAGGTGACACATCATTTATAATGTGTcgtataatttgtttattttttaacaaaacctCTTAAAAAATACAGGCCTAGAGACGCGGGTGACACATCATTCATGTGCCTAGATGTTTTGGGTTGTTAGACCCACACACATAGGCTtttaatggttttgtttttacaattattttattttttatttaggtgcaacataaatttattaaaaatattattagatccATTGAGCCTTTGATGCGAATCATTGATTTGATGGGTCGTGACACGGCATGTAGGGttgttttttaatgcattttcctcgtaatttcaaaaacaaataatgcaaTTTATCCCTttgttatcatttattttatttatttaacttcaaataaataaatgaaaaataattttattgttttttatcacatagcttaaaaaaattatgtctaaTTGGGATCATATTTTGACCTAGGTTTTAAATCTTGTTTGTTGATTAAAGCTAACTGAGATTAATATagcattatatattttaaaattttcaacttaaagttttttataactcttttatttgctttaaaatttaatctgaTTTGTAGTCAATTAAGACACAATAAAGGTCCAATTAGGAAAAGAACGAgggaatgaaaaaaatgaaagataaaatccAGTCAAGTTAACCTATTATGGTTGTGTCTATTACACGGTTTTTAGATTTCACGCATTAACCCAGATCGATAtagtttgttttcattttattaattcactccttcaattttttttttctagtttaatctcttagtagtttttttttttcatatttaaactAGAGTTAAACAAGATTAAAATATCCcgtgaagtttttttaaaccaaataacTGTTTGAGTTAAGcaatctttttattgtttgcttGCTTGGTAGAATAAGTTAgaccaatttttatttatttattaacatctattataattaattaattgatttgaatatacaataagtttttaattattattttaaataatttatcctCACAGGCAAAAATAACACcgtttatattttctaatactgttatatatatatatattttttgacctCAGCGAAACGTGGTTCCAAAGTCTAGTTTCGTGCTATTCGTCGAGCCCTTGGAAGCTCTATTAGGGTAATATTTCAGTGCAATTGCAATTCTACTTCGAAACCTTCCGGATTACTTTTTTCCCAAGTGGATTTCAAGCCTTTACatcaatattttagatattatattATACCAAGCCTTTTCTGGGATTGCAACTGGAGACTCTCCCTCCTTCCCTTTCAAAGATTCCAAATCTTTAGCTACCGCAGGTAGGGACCCCTCCCCTTTTAAATGATCCTAGATCTTATGATTATAGATTCGGATCTTATTATTcttagatttgttatttttgatGTAATCTTTTATCCCTCGAAGAAAAAATCTTTGTTTATGTTCATCTGCTtggtcttttaaaaaataacgagGTACTTCAAGAGAAAAGGTTGGTCCCGGCTATATTTTTTCTAGCTgtggtatttaaaaaaagaagaaattacctatattaattatttaaagagaaaaaaattgtgtgttggtttgaaaaaacatCCCTCGGCGTCTTTGGTTTACGAGTTTTTTCACAGAGGCTACGGTCTCTGGTGAGTTGAAACGACATAACAGCCTATGACATTGTAGGTAAAACTCTGGCAGATCCCTACAGATAGAGTTGTGAAGAGATGGCTCATAATCCTTTTCAGTGTTCCAGTTACCACCCGCTGGTAGCAGGGATTGTTGTTTTCAATGAGACCCGTGAACTCCACTCCAGAACTCAAAAGAATCACCCAGTGAATTTAGGATAAATTGGGCACTACACAAGATTAAAAATATGTGGGAGCATCaaattttggtaaaatattatgattttaatgtgtctTGTTTTAGAagcataatatttattaaatatttttatttttaagtataatgagatagtttttatgttatttattaaatattgttattaaatatcattcaattcaaatttatggtatatgtatatattaacatgattcttatttttttaattatcttattattttattagtgttatttttctttttaattgtgtGTTGGTTTGAAATTATCCTTAACAGCGTTGCGTTGTGCATGTTATATTGCAATTCGTGGGGTTTTAAATTCAAAGATGAgatcatattatttaaaaccAAAGATTTTCGCTCTTGCCTAATTGTTTCCTAGCGACTGTGTTTGGCGAATGTTTCTATTGATTGGGTTCTACTACTTGGAGTCTttcattaaagaaataaaactccTGGATAGAacgaaaaattaaaaaaaaaggtttgagtTGCCCCAAAAATTGTGGGAAAAAAACTAACTGTAATTTGCATTGTTCAACGTCCAATCAAATTTGCGTCTACCCTGAAAATATTCCCAAACAACAAATGCATGgttaatcttaaaataaaataaaaaaagaaataaagcaatcatttttttcatccaGAGTAAGATAAAGAGcccatattttaaaataatatttttattttattttttatatccatacatcaaaatcatctaaaaatctaaaaagtattagtttaatatattttttaaattaaaaaattctttaaaaaatacattgtaaaacaaaaacaaatactcaCTTATTATACAAACTATTCGTTGGAATCAATTGATGTAGTGGCCCattgttttaaaatcataatattgGTAGCGTCTGTGGGCCTAAAATCACAATTTTGAACAATTTGTGAATTTTGCTCGCAAGTCGCACCTCtcatgaaaaggaaaaggatataATATTCCTGTACAAAAGTTTACGGGGGTAATAATATAATTTGGAGGCATGAACGTGCAGCCGCATCAGGACAGACGATGCAGGTTCTTCCACGGCTTCCATCATTCCATGGCACGTTTTTCCATTTGCCTTCCTGTCGCATTcagagttatttttattttctttttcattcatgaACCCATTTCATTCAATGGATACTCAACTGAATGACTGGATTTTTTTGGCGGGTTGGTAATGGCGAACATTAtatctccttttgttttgaaaattggGGTTTGGGAAGGCATTTGAAAGCGG
It encodes the following:
- the LOC7479264 gene encoding uncharacterized protein LOC7479264; the encoded protein is MRVSGEKNGGGDDESGTSVYRVLVDRCASLEASHAKLKQQLSELTEADEKRKKNNSEAMAMSDAQWGCIPGYFTTGSPYKSVLDCIGHAVHVCRASSGEIVYWNRSAENLYGWKDSEVIGQSATELLVAEDHYAHLKKIMERLSFGQSWSGRFPFKKRSGDLFMALVTKSPLYEEGELAGIVTVSSDAAIFNTENSQNRARLRRLNLKKIQWNPRPPIAPVTQIASSVSNLAPNFLARKHGDDTCNEHGNSWDKGDTATDMRCFRSEIPGEPAAKILLAKLNIKGIGNIGKHDDASAQQNGPRNVAERNEAPNGTNDLASSKASSSYHCNNDAEREISQKINSSSEFRREYSNAYPIRSPNDSEENFPVASSTECNGRHGLDKPGDQLQKLVCQQDRNELELEASNLESNGVEDDAKRQPDGNFPSNEKSVGSLGGTSSKRDRDSNCIVDCEIHWEDLQLGEEIGRGAYAAVRRGIWNGSDVAVKIYFGNQYKEETLLDYQKEIDIMKRLRHPNVLLFMGAVYSPERLAIVTEFLPRGSLFKTLHKNSPALDIRRRLKMALDVARGMNYLHHRNPPIVHRDLKSSNLLVDKNWTVKVGDFGLSKWMNATFLTAKSGRGTPQWMAPEVLRNEPSNEKSDVFSFGVILWELMAVSIPWVKLNSLQIVGVVGFMDRRLELPESLDPKVASIINDCWRSDPEQRPSFEEIIQRMAGDHIS